In one Bactrocera tryoni isolate S06 chromosome 5, CSIRO_BtryS06_freeze2, whole genome shotgun sequence genomic region, the following are encoded:
- the LOC120779178 gene encoding DNApol-eta, with protein sequence MSTRSCVPMQQKYNRVVVLVDMDCFFCQVEEKLNPQLKGQPIAVVQYNAWRGGGIIAVNYAARAKGVTRHMRGDEAKERCPEIQLVKVPNIREKADLGKYREAGKEVATVLQRFTPLLGRASVDEAYLDITEEVNKRLEDMNAGSFMLQPEALINTYAVGYTGIGDYLNVITKRFNEPNAEYLDTEYGSYAQAHDHADMAAVRQSDIRLLIGAAVASEVRAAVKAETGYECSAGIAHNKILAKLACGINKPNKQTILPLGEIPKLFETLPLTKIQGLGGKFGENICTCLNIRFLGELLPFSEQELQRKFDEKNGTWLYNICRGIDLEAVTPRFYSKSIGCCKKFPGRNNITGLNTLRHWLGELSNEICDRMEKDIVENNRRAKQMVLSFVQEFDGEEVSSSRSVPLKGYDQETLTNSSLEVLQTHTKQFFKSGSSLALNNPIKFLGISVGKFETIQSGQNKLQEMFANMAAKKKNETDNDLPTVGREGNETTCKDTPVAKKPTFLQNFLQRDCNANNLTDLKANSNTSAINVDKNFTVTYAELPATNFTNKFDNSEPPEVRSFFLNALKKQISKESTCSSTTVFTNNNEEEHKTDISKSFFAKFLKKSDIEANNVQKFTQKSTNQLPNAAPCQSTKVIETHMTTKTTKINAIDLTVELEQQIDETTFETKSTATTATINGINTTTNKRKYTALVGNTSPNHNSPKNMWPVRPKRTPSPSYEASYVEFAVPELRPEFLLMTKCATCKADIPSDARSIQLHQDHHVAMELSQQIRDEYRKEVKTKLSAQKATATASGPGKKSKKSPVQTTKAGSNKSDTSITKFLRPIKTSTTTIASNATPLVVESRPSSIVINLLDTTVQETVVCVECNLPIVTTALQEHKDFHIAKALQRQLNML encoded by the exons ATGTCTACACGCAGTTGTGTGCCgatgcaacaaaaatataatcgTGTAGTTGTACTTGTGGATATGGATTGTTTCTTTTGCCAAGTCGAGGAGAAACTAAATCCCCAACTTAAAGGACAACCAATAGCCGTAGTGCAGTATAATGCATGGCGCGGTGGCGG catAATTGCTGTGAACTATGCAGCGCGTGCCAAAGGTGTAACGCGTCATATGCGCGGAGATGAGGCAAAGGAACGTTGTCCCGAAATACAGTTGGTTAAAGTACCAAATATACGAGAAAAAGCCGATTTGGGCAAGTATCGTGAGGCAGGCAAAGAAGTGGCTACTGTGCTACAACGTTTTACACCACTGTTGGGGCGGGCTTCGGTTGACGAGGCTTATTTAGATATAACGGAAGAGGTCAATAAGCGCTTAGAAGACATGAATGCG GGTTCATTTATGCTTCAACCGGAGGCTCTTATAAATACCTATGCTGTAGGTTATACTGGCATTGGTGATTATTTAAATGTGATCACGAAACGTTTCAATGAGCCTAATGCGGAGTATTTAGACACAGAATATGGTTCATACGCTCAAGCTCATGACCATGCCGATATGGCAGCTGTACGCCAAAGTGATATTCGCTTGCTTATCGGTGCAGCGGTGGCAAGTGAAGTGCGTGCTGCTGTTAAGGCCGAAACAGGCTATGAATGTTCTGCTGGAATTGCGCACAATAAAATTCTCGCCAAATTGGCATGCGGTATTAATAAGCCAAATAAGCAGACCATTTTGCCGTTGGGTGAGATACCCAAGTTATTCGAAACTTTGCCACTTACCAAAATACAAGGATTGGGTGGGAAGTTTGGCGAAAATATATGTACCTGCTTGAACATACGCTTTCTGGGAGAGTTATTACCCTTTTCCGAGCAGGAGTTGCAACGGAAATTCGATGAAAAGAACGG CACTTGGTTATATAACATTTGTCGCGGCATTGATTTGGAAGCGGTTACACCACGCttttattcaaaaagtatcgGTTGTTGCAAGAAATTTCCCGGACGCAATAATATAACTGGTTTAAATACACTGCGTCATTGGCTGGGTGAGCTCTCTAATGAAATTTGCGATCGCATGGAAAAAGATATAGTGGAAAATAATCGTCGAGCCAAACAAATGGTGCTAAGCTTTGTGCAAGAATTCGATGGTGAAGAGGTATCGAGCTCACGTTCAGTGCCGCTTAAGGGTTACGATCAGGAGACATTAACTAATAGCAGCTTGGAAGTGCTGCAGACACAtacgaaacaatttttcaaatccgGCAGCTCGCTAGCTTTAAACAATCCCATTAAATTTTTGGGTATTAGTGTGGGCAAGTTTGAAACAATACAAAGTGGACAGAATAAATTGCAGGAAATGTTTGCCAATATGGCAGCTAAGAAGAAAAACGAAACGGACAATGACTTGCCAACGGTAGGCCGTGAAGGTAACGAAACTACATGTAAGGACACACCTGTTGCAAAGAAACccacatttttgcaaaattttttgcaacGTGATTGTAATGCAAATAATTTGACTGATTTAAAAGCTAACAGCAATACTAGTGCTATAAATGTggacaaaaattttacagtaaCGTATGCAGAGCTGCCTGctacaaattttacaaataaatttgataattCCGAGCCACCAGAAGTACGTAGCTTCTTTCTAAATGCTTTAAAAAAGCAGATATCTAAGGAGAGTACATGCTCGTCAACTACCGTTTTCACCAATAATAATGAAGAGGAGCATAAAACTGATATTTCGAAAAgtttttttgcaaagtttttaaaaaagtcgGATATTGAAGCGaataatgtacaaaaatttacacaaaaaagcACGAACCAACTACCAAACGCCGCACCATGCCAAAGCACCAAAGTAATAGAAACTCatatgacaacaaaaacaacaaaaatcaatgCAATAGATTTAACTGTTGAGTTAGAACAACAAATTGATGAGACGACATTCGAGACCAAatcgacagcaacaacagccaCCATCAACGGtatcaatacaacaacaaataaacgcaAATATACCGCTTTGGTCGGCAATACATCGCCAAATCATAATTCACCAAAAAACATGTGGCCAGTAAGGCCTAAGCGTACACCTTCACCATCATATGAAGCAAGTTATGTTGAATTTGCGGTGCCAGAGTTGCGTCCGGAATTCCTACTGATGACCAAATGTGCCACTTGCAAAGCGGATATACCCTCCGATGCACGTTCCATACAGCTGCATCAAGACCACCACGTAGCCATGGAGCTTAGTCAACAAATACGTGACGAATATCGCAAGGaagtcaaaacaaaattaagtgcaCAAAAAGCCACAGCAACTGCATCGGGTCCAGgcaaaaaatccaaaaagtcaCCAGTACAAACAACCAAGGCCGGCAGTAACAAATCCGACACCAGCATAACCAAATTTCTAAGACCAATTAAGACCAGTACAACGACAATTGCCTCAAATGCAACTCCACTTGTTGTGGAGTCAAGGCCTTCTAGTATAGTAATCAATCTGTTAGATACCACTGTGCAGGAAACGGTGGTTTGTGTGGAGTGCAACTTGCCCATAGTCACAACTGCCTTGCAAGAGCATAAAGATTTTCATATTGCCAAGGCTCTACAGCGTCAACTCAACATGTTGTAG
- the LOC120779181 gene encoding larval serum protein 1 gamma chain-like: MKLTIVLLALVGLVAATSVSSIKKAHVADHAFLEKQKFLLEIVYRVEDRLMFEEYIKLGHTLVYDKALYTHFDQYMEKFYESYKMGALLPRGEFFGALVKTHHKQAYGLFNFFYYAKDWETFQANVAWARVHVNEGMFIYALTLAVIHRDDFKGLVLPSIYEIFPQYFLNSKLIYQAEKFDYNTWSKYSQYEKELLDVYHKTNRYYNQGYFYIKDFKTYQWWRLMGLDEQWYAAEKSLPLRESTYEIVSDDKYVSFMNNINMFWHPVDYTRDIDYYNEHSVLSYFTEDLGWNSYWYYLNMDYAFFLDGETFGLNKNRRGEWWLYNVDQILSRYYMERLSHGFGEIDDFSWNHAYKYGYDSELISYNGVGFSTRSNYFERRSYGKYDMLNQIQSAFKRIYDIIDYGYYTTADGHKIDMRKPESIELIGSYTQSNIDTFDKFFFSYWNMLSHMYLADVDYNDFEVYPNVFLNFETMLRDPMWYSFYKKITDVFYRFKYHFTPYTQEELVAHGIQVKDVSVSELVTYFDLVDIDVTNLLNDKMVFDDGKFVWDKSLYARQMRLNHKPFHYDVTVDSDKAQKVVLRTFYGPKYDEYGRIISLNDNRMNFIELDEFVYELAAGENVIKRSSEEFYWTVNDRTTYTKLYHYMMFCLKSQFAWEIIESHRGFPDRLLLPKGGESGLPVQFVFYITPYDGSVEQSSNIDDDDDDFDLSDIGRGLHYFDNKPFGYPFDRPIDLSHLPQ, encoded by the exons ATGAAGCTAACGATAGTTCTATTGGCCCTTGTTGGCCTAGTGGCCGCCACTAGCGTTTCTTCGATCAAGAAGGCTCACGTAGCCGATCATGCTTTCTTGGAGAAACAAAAATTCCTCTTGGAAATCGTTTACCGTGTGGAGGATCGACTGATGTTCGAGGAGTACATCAAATTGGGCCACACTTTGGTCTACGACAAGGCACTTTACACC CACTTCGATCAATATATGGAGAAATTCTATGAGTCCTACAAAATGGGCGCTCTATTGCCTAGAGGTGAATTCTTTGGTGCCCTTGTTAAGACTCACCACAAACAAGCTTACGGTCTATTCAACTTCTTCTACTACGCCAAGGATTGGGAAACCTTCCAAGCCAACGTGGCATGGGCTCGTGTCCATGTCAACGAAGGCATGTTCATCTATGCTCTGACTTTGGCTGTCATCCACCGTGATGACTTCAAGGGTCTAGTACTACCATCCATCTACGAAATCTTCCCACAATATTTCCTCAACAGCAAACTCATATATCAAGCTGAGAAATTCGATTACAACACCTGGAGCAAATACAGTCAATACGAGAAGGAATTGCTCGACGTCTACCACAAGACCAACCGCTACTACAACCAGGGTTATTTCTATATAAAGGACTTCAAGACATACCAATGGTGGAGACTTATGGGTTTGGACGAGCAGTGGTACGCAGCCGAGAAGAGCCTCCCTCTACGTGAAAGcacttacgaaattgtttctgATGATAAATATGTGTCCTTCATGAATAATATCAACATGTTCTGGCATCCGGTTGATTACACACGTGACATTGACTACTACAACGAACACTCTGTATTGTCATACTTCACTGAAGATTTAGGTTGGAACTCTTATTGGTACTACTTGAACATGGATTACGCTTTCTTCTTGGATGGCGAAACTTTCGGTTTGAATAAGAATCGTCGTGGTGAATGGTGGTTGTACAATGTTGACCAAATTCTGAGCCGTTACTATATGGAACGTTTGTCTCATGGTTTCGGTGAAATTGACGATTTCTCCTGGAATCACGCTTACAAATACGGATATGATTCCGAATTGATTTCCTATAACGGTGTTGGTTTCAGCACTCGCAGCAACTACTTCGAACGTAGATCTTATGGCAAATACGACATGTTGAACCAAATTCAAAGCGCCTTCAAGCGTATTTACGATATCATCGATTATGGATACTATACCACCGCTGATGGACACAAGATCGATATGCGTAAACCCGAATCTATTGAGCTCATCGGAAGTTACACTCAATCAAATATCGATACTTTCGATAAATTCTTCTTCAGCTATTGGAATATGTTGAGTCATATGTACCTCGCTGATGTAGACTACAACGACTTTGAGGTATATCCAAATGTTTTCCTCAACTTCGAAACCATGTTGCGTGATCCAATGTGGTACAGCTTCTACAAGAAAATCACCGATGTCTTCTATCGTTTCAAATACCACTTCACACCATACACACAAGAAGAACTCGTTGCTCACGGAATTCAAGTCAAG GATGTCAGCGTTAGTGAATTGGTCACCTACTTCGATTTGGTTGATATTGATGTTACCAACTTGTTGAACGACAAAATGGTCTTCGATGATGGTAAATTCGTATGGGACAAATCATTATACGCTCGTCAAATGCGTCTCAATCACAAGCCATTCCACTATGATGTCACTGTCGACTCTGACAAGGCACAGAAGGTTGTTCTTCGCACATTCTACGGTCCTAAATACGACGAATATGGACGTATTATTTCGCTGAACGATAATCGcatgaatttcattgaattgGATGAATTCGTATATGAATTAGCCGCTGGAGAGAATGTCATCAAACGTTCATCCGAGGAATTCTACTGGACTGTTAATGATCGCACCACCTACACTAAATTGTATCACTATATGATGTTTTGCTTGAAATCCCAATTTGCTTGGGAAATTATAGAATCACACCGTGGGTTCCCAGACCGCCTGCTCCTACCTAAGGGTGGGGAGAGTGGTCTACCAGTACAGTTCGTATTTTACATTACTCCTTACGATGGCTCTGTCGAACAATCTTCGAAtattgatgatgatgatgatgattttGATCTTTCTGATATTGGCCGCGGATTACATTACTTTGATAACAAGCCATTTGGCTATCCATTTGATCGCCCCATCGATTTATCACATCTACCACAATGA
- the LOC120779180 gene encoding larval serum protein 1 beta chain-like, protein MKLTIVLLALVGLVAAASVSSIKKAPVADHVFLEKQKFLFEIVYRVEDPLMFEEYIKLGNTLVYDKALYTHFDQYMEKFYESYKMGALLPRGEFFGALVKTHHKQAYGLFNFFYYAKDWETFQANVAWARVHVNEGMFIYALTLAVIHRDDFKGLVLPSIYEIFPQYFLNSKLIYQAEKFDYNTWSKYSQYEKELLDVYHKTNRYYNQGYFYIKDFKTYQWWRLMGLDEQWYAAEKSFPLRENTYEIVSDDKYVSFMNNIDMFWHPVDYTRDIDYYNEHSVLSYFTEDLGWNSYWYYLNMDYAFFLDGETFGLNKDRRGELWLYNVDQILSRYYMERLSHGFGEIDDFSWNHAYEYGYDSELISYNGVGFSTRSNYFERRSYGKYDMLNQIQSAFKRIYDIIDYGYYTTADGHKIDMRKPESIELIGSYTQSNIDTFDKFFFSYWNMLSHMYLADVDYNDFEVYPNVFLNFETMLRDPMWYSFYKKITDVFYRFKYHFTPYTQEELVAHGIQVKDVSVSELVTYFDLVDIDVTNLLNDKMVFDDGKFVWDKSLYARQMRLNHKPFHYDVTVDSDKAQKVVLRTFYGPKYDEYGRIISLNDNRMNFIELDEFVYELAAGENVIKRSSEEFYWTVKDRTTYTELYHYVMAAFDGKYEYPVEISESHRGFPDRLLLPKGWESGLPVQFVFYITPYVGSIEQPSNIDVTYLSDIGTGLRYVDNKPFGYPFDRPIDLSLFFVPNIYFKDVSIYHNDTLKQYYENYKNYGHFDYNFYNEYYTKYFN, encoded by the exons ATGAAGTTAACTATCGTTCTTTTGGCCCTTGTTGGCCTAGTGGCCGCCGCTAGCGTTTCTTCGATCAAGAAGGCTCCCGTAGCCGATCATGTTTTCTTGGAGAAACAAAAGTTCCTCTTCGAAATCGTTTACCGTGTGGAGGATCCACTGATGTTCGAGGAGTACATCAAGTTGGGCAACACTTTGGTCTACGACAAGGCACTTTACACC CACTTCGATCAATATATGGAGAAATTCTATGAGTCCTACAAAATGGGCGCTCTATTGCCTAGAGGTGAATTCTTTGGTGCCCTTGTTAAGACTCACCACAAACAAGCTTACGGTCTATTCAACTTCTTCTACTACGCCAAGGATTGGGAAACCTTCCAAGCCAACGTGGCATGGGCTCGCGTCCATGTCAACGAAGGCATGTTCATCTATGCTCTGACTTTGGCTGTCATCCACCGTGATGACTTCAAGGGTCTAGTACTACCATCCATCTACGAAATCTTCCCACAATATTTCCTCAACAGCAAACTCATATATCAAGCTGAGAAATTCGATTACAACACCTGGAGCAAATACAGTCAATACGAGAAGGAATTGCTCGACGTCTACCACAAGACCAACCGCTACTACAACCAGGGTTATTTCTATATAAAGGACTTCAAGACATACCAATGGTGGAGACTTATGGGTTTGGACGAGCAGTGGTACGCAGCCGAGAAGAGCTTCCCTCTACGTGAAAAcacttacgaaattgtttctgATGATAAATATGTGTCCTTCATgaataatatcgacatgttCTGGCATCCGGTTGATTACACACGTGACATTGACTACTACAACGAACACTCTGTATTGTCATACTTCACTGAAGATTTAGGTTGGAACTCTTATTGGTACTACTTGAACATGGATTACGCGTTCTTCTTGGATGGCGAAACTTTCGGTTTGAATAAGGATCGTCGTGGTGAATTGTGGTTGTACAATGTTGACCAAATTCTGAGCCGTTACTATATGGAACGTTTGTCTCATGGTTTCGGTGAAATTGACGATTTCTCCTGGAATCACGCTTACGAATACGGATATGATTCCGAATTGATTTCCTATAACGGTGTTGGTTTCAGCACTCGCAGCAACTACTTCGAACGTAGATCTTATGGCAAATACGACATGTTGAACCAAATTCAAAGCGCCTTCAAGCGTATTTACGATATCATCGATTATGGATACTATACCACCGCTGATGGACACAAGATCGATATGCGTAAACCCGAATCTATTGAGCTCATCGGAAGTTACACTCAATCAAATATCGATACTTTCGATAAATTCTTCTTCAGCTATTGGAATATGTTGAGTCATATGTACCTCGCTGATGTAGACTACAACGACTTTGAGGTATATCCAAATGTTTTCCTCAACTTCGAAACCATGTTGCGTGATCCAATGTGGTACAGCTTCTACAAGAAAATCACCGATGTCTTCTATCGTTTCAAATACCACTTCACACCATACACACAAGAAGAACTCGTTGCTCACGGAATTCAAGTCAAGGATGTCAGCGTTAGTGAATTGGTCACCTACTTCGATTTGGTTGATATTGATGTTACCAACTTGTTAAACGACAAAATGGTCTTCGATGATGGTAAATTCGTATGGGACAAATCATTATACGCTCGTCAAATGCGTCTCAATCACAAGCCATTCCACTATGATGTCACTGTCGACTCTGACAAGGCACAGAAGGTTGTTCTTCGCACATTCTACGGTCCTAAATACGACGAATATGGACGTATTATTTCACTGAACGATAATCGcatgaatttcattgaattgGATGAATTCGTCTATGAATTGGCCGCTGGCGAGAATGTCATCAAACGTTCATCTGAGGAATTCTACTGGACTGTTAAGGATCGCACCACCTACACTGAATTGTATCACTATGTGATGGCTGCCTTCGACGGCAAATACGAATATCCCGTGGAAATTAGCGAATCACACCGTGGATTCCCAGATCGTCTGCTCCTACCTAAGGGTTGGGAGAGTGGTCTACCGGTACAGTTCGTATTTTACATTACTCCATATGTTGGCTCTATCGAACAACCCTCAAACATTGATGTCACCTACCTTTCTGACATTGGCACGGGATTACGTTACGTTGATAACAAGCCATTCGGCTATCCATTCGATCGTCCCATTGATTTATCTCTATTCTTTGTGCCCAACATTTACTTCAAGGATGTGAGCATCTACCACAATGACACACTGAAGCAATACTACGAGAACTACAAGAACTACGGCCACTTCGACTACAACTTTTACAACGAATACTACACCAAATACTTCAACTAA
- the LOC120776535 gene encoding protein argonaute-2: protein MGRKSKNKKSEAGGQPEQQPKENPQHQLESQQPGTSQPKQSATPQESGQKKNKQQQSAQQQELSQQQAAQQKESSKQGRPQHQPRPQQQPTRPQEQRPQQQQTQQQEQQSRPRQQQPQRQQARPQQQRPQPQQARPQHQQGPQQTWPQQQQSRPQQEHSQYQQGPQQTWPQGQQGPQQTWPQQQQSRPQQERSQYQQGPQQTWPQGQQGPQQQQSRLQQERSQSQQGPQQTWPQGQQGPQQTWPQGQQGPQQTWRQQQQNRPQQERSQYQKGQQGPQQHKTPQQHERSQYQQGPQQQKIPQQPNQPHHQQRPQQPQPQQQQRPQQQQTQPQYQQSPQQTPTRQSSVSHSSSSTSLSSAPSQNSISPGTLGIKGEAEANYLIMDLSKMPNKAYHYDVTITPDRPKKFFRNAFTQFMNTYLPGHFAGFDGVKSCYLLEMLPKPVYEGDVSIADSASRQIQFKVSIKPTDNIEVDLGSLRTYRNDRIYDKPMRALQCLEVILANACQQKGLRVGRSFFTRPNQTLDLDGGYELYTGLYQAAILGDVPYLNVDISNKSFPMALNLIDLLNVLRIDPGRSLDQRGLQSLSAHLRALKIIYSPPPSFGAAPRSYKVNEVSRESASSLSFKIDTGEKLTVQSYFASRGYKLKYPHLGCVVAGSSVKPNYLPIELCSIEPGQAIKKKDGKAQVQKMIKFAATSTDERKRKIMEKLQYFLHNNDILLQKFGIRIDNQFIKVPTRLLRAPSIEYRLGKLVDPRNGSWRNLEYLQTGMTLKKTGHKWAVIYNPSRFLRHGTLLDFSNMLFNEAKRMGINLDSEREIQETRDIVKTLEEYKRKDYDLVIVVIPNYGTSYADIKQKAELVCGLLTQCIKEQTLNRRVDNQLIGNLLLKINSKLNGSNHKISAKSHIVLDHAMFMGADVTHPSPDQRNIPSVVGVAASHDLNGASYNMQYRLQESAKEEIDDMQSISRHHLKVYFQKNNCYPNNIIYYRDGVSDGQFKKVNNFEVSAIRAVCKELRITPKITCIIVVKRHHTRFFPTKPTGDKWNNVLPGTVVDQKIVHPNETQFFMVSHQSIQGTAKPTRYNVLVDDAKFTMDELQMMTNNLCYMFPRCNRAVSYPAPAYLAHLVAARGRVYIDGPPLRRALRDEYNKRLINESFMQNTPMFFV from the exons ATGGGAAGAAAAAGCA aaaataaaaagtctGAAGCTGGTGGACAGCCTGAACAGCAACCTAAAGAAAATCCGCAGCATCAATTGGAGTCCCAACAACCAGGCACATCACAACCAAAGCAATCTGCAACTCCACAAGaaa GTggacaaaagaaaaacaaacaacagcaGAGTGCACAGCAACAGGAACTTTCACAACAGCAGGCAGCACAACAGAAGGAAAGTTCAAAACAGGGACGACCACAACACCAACCACGTCCCCAGCAGCAGCCAACCCGACCACAGGAACAACGTCCACAACAGCAGCAgacacaacaacaagagcagcaAAGTCGACcaaggcaacaacaaccacaacggCAGCAAGCGCGACCACAGCAACAACGTCCACAACCGCAGCAAGCGAGACCACAGCACCAACAAGGTCCCCAGCAAACGTggccacagcagcagcaaagccGCCCACAGCAGGAACATTCACAATACCAACAAGGTCCGCAGCAAACTTGGCCACAGGGCCAACAAGGTCCACAGCAAACGTggccacagcagcagcaaagccGTCCACAGCAGGAACGTTCACAATACCAACAAGGTCCGCAGCAAACTTGGCCACAGGGCCAACAAGGtccacagcagcagcaaagccGTCTACAGCAGGAACGTTCACAATCCCAACAAGGTCCGCAGCAAACTTGGCCACAGGGCCAACAAGGTCCGCAGCAAACTTGGCCACAAGGCCAACAAGGTCCACAGCAAACGTGgcgacagcagcagcaaaacCGCCCACAGCAGGAACGTTCACAATACCAAAAAGGCCAACAAGGTCCACAGCAGCATAAGACCCCACAACAACATGAGCGTTCGCAATATCAACAAGGTCCACAACAGCAGAAAATCCCACAGCAACCGAATCAGCCACATCACCAACAACGTCCCCAACAGCcacagccacaacaacaacaacgtcccCAACAACAGCAGACCCAACCACAATACCAACAATCTCCCCAGCAAACTCCAACACGTCAATCAAGTGTTTCACATTCGTCATCAAGTACATCGCTTTCGTCTGCTCCTTCTCAAAACAGCATATCACCTGGTACTCTAGGTATCAAAGGGGAAGCGGAAGCCAACTATTTAATAATGGATTTAAGTAAAATGCCCAATAAGGCTTACCATTATGATGTTACTATCACTCCAGATCGTCCtaaaaaatttttccgaaaTGCTTTTACACAGTTCATGAATACTTATTTGCCAGGTCATTTCGCTGGATTCGATGGAGTAAAGAGTTGTTACTTGTTAGAAATGTTGCCAAAACCAGTTTATGAAGGCGATGTATCG ATTGCTGATTCCGCCTCACGACAAATTCAGTTTAAAGTTTCGATTAAACCCACAGACAATATTGAAGTTGATTTGGGATCACTACGCAC ataccGTAATGACCGTATTTATGACAAGCCAATGCGTGCTCTACAATGTCTTGAGGTGATTTTAGCAAATGCTTGTCAACAAAAGGGCCTACGTGTCGGTCGTTCCTTCTTCACACGACCTAATCAGACATTAGATCTCGATGGAGGTTATGAGTTATATACTGGTCTTTACCAGGCAGCTATTTTAGGCGATGTGCCTTATTTAAATGTTGATATTTCAAATAAGTCATTTCCAAtggcattaaatttaattgatttgttGAATGTGTTGCGTATTGATCCAGGACGCAGTCTAGATCAACGGGGCTTACAAAGCCTTAGTGCTCACCTTAGagccttaaaaataatttacagtcCTCCTCCTTCTTTTGGTGCTGCACCACGGTCTTATAAAGTAAACGAAGTTAGCAGAGAATCGGCAAGTTCTTTGTCTTTTAAAATTGACACTGGAGAGAAATTAACGGTTCAGAGCTACTTTGCTAGTCGAggttacaaattaaaatatccTCACTTAGGTTGTGTTGTAGCAGGATCTTCGGTAAAACCAAATTACCTACCGATCGAGCTATGCAGCATTGAACCTGGCCAAGCTATTAAG aaaaaagacGGAAAAGCCCAAGTTCAAAAGATGATTAAATTTGCTGCCACATCAACTGATgaacgaaaaagaaaaataatggaaaaactccaatattttttgcataacaACGACATACTCTTGCAAAAGTTTGGAATTCGAATTGATAATCAATTCATAAAGGTACCAACACGATTACTAAGAGCACCGTCAATTGAATATCGGTTAGGCAAACTCGTAGATCCTCGAAATGGTTCCTGgcgcaatttagaatatttgcAAACTGGCATGACGTTGAAGAAAACTGGTCACAAGTGGGCGGTCATTTATAATCCTTCTAGGTTTTTGCGACATGGCACTTTGCTAGATTTTTCAAACATG TTATTCAATGAAGCTAAACGAATGGGCATAAATTTGGATTCCGAGAGGGAGATACAAGAAACCAGAGACATTGTTAAAACATTGGAGGAATATAAAAGGAAAGATTACGACTTGGTTATAGTAGTGATTCCCAATTATGGTACATCGTACGctgatataaaacaaaaagccGAATTAGTTTGCGGGCTCCTCACTCAATGTATCAAAGAACAAACTTTGAATCGACGTGTGGACAATCaattaattggcaatttattattgaaaataaattcaaaactgAATGGATCTAATCACAAAATTTCAGCTAAATCCCATATTGTACTCGATCACGCCATGTTTATGGGGGCGGATGTCACTCATCCATCACCCGATCAACGGAATATACCAAGTGTTGTTGGTGTAGCAGCTTCCCATGATTTAAATGGAGCTTCTTATAACATGCAGTATCGTTTGCAAGAATCTGCAAAAGAAGAAATAGATGACATGCAAAGCATTAGTCGTCACCATCTGAAAGTATATTTCCAAAAGAATAATTGTTATCCGAATAACATTATTTATTACCGCGATGGGGTGTCTGATGGGCAATTTAAGAAGGTGAATAATTTCGAAGTCAGCGCTATACGCGCAGTATGCAAAGAG CTTCGGATTACGCCTAAAATAACATGCATAATTGTGGTGAAACGACATCATACTCGCTTCTTCCCTACCAAACCTACTGGAGATAAATGGAACAATGTCTTGCCGGGCACAGTTGTTGATCAAAAAATCGTTCACCCGAACGAAACACAGTTCTTTATGGTAAGCCACCAGTCAATTCAAGGGACAGCAAAGCCCACACGTTACAACGTTCTCGTGGATGACGCAAAATTTACAATGGATGAATTACAAATGATGACCAATAACTTATGCTATATGTTTCCGCGTTGTAATCGCGCAGTTTCTTACCCAGCGCCTGCTTATCTTGCACATTTGGTTGCAGCTCGTGGCCGTGTTTACATCGACGG ACCCCCCCTAAGGCGAGCTCTTCGCGACGAGTATAATAAACGACTCATTAATGAATCTTTTATGCAAAATACACCCatgttttttgtataa